In Aulosira sp. FACHB-615, the genomic window AACATATAGAGTTTCTCGATCTAGTGAGGTACGTTTTTAAAGCTACTTGTTTTGATATAAAAGGTTTAAGTGTACTTCAGTAGCCTGGAAAACGCTATAAACTAATACCAACTACTTACTAACAAGTATGGAGTTACAGATTTAGTTGAAATACCCAATCTTTGAATTGTTTTGACATACTGACATTTATTCACAATGTAATTTTTCAAATAAATCAGCTTTCTCTGCTCTGTTATTCAAAATCAGCGTACTGAGGTGGACTAGGCCCGACTCGCTCTCGGATTTTAGGATATTTGCCAGATGGAACTTTGTCTGAAATGCTTTGGACATCAATCTGGTGCCACCAATCATCACCAAAATCAAACCAGTAACCAAAAGCATCATCAATCGATAAACCCAAAGACGCAATTGTAGTATGGGCAACATCTCCTGTAGGTGTTGGTGACAAGTCGGAACTGGAAAATGCTCCTTTTAAGCAGTAGCGTCTAGCATTTGGATCTTGTGGCCCCCTGCCGCCAACTTGAAATTCGTACAGATGTTCATCTTCTCGATCAAATGCTTTGAAGATGATCTTATGCAGTTGGGCTAAAGTATTGCTGCCCTTAATCTCAATTGTTCGAGACACCACAGGATTGTCTGCTGCAAATTCTTCTGTAATTGGGCCGTCAATTAAAAATACCTCTAACACGTATAGCGCATCTGGAGAAGAGCTAACCGCTTTTTGGGAAATACTGTCTGATTTTTTCGTTTTAGCCATACTGTGAGCTTGAAAGGTATAATAAGTATTGCGTATTACGCGGCTAAGGGAAATCTAACCTTTGACTATCAACACTATTTGCTCGAAAGCATACCATAGTCATCTTCGCAAGAAACAAGCTAACAAATATAGTTGTAGCCCAAATTCAAAATATTGTAGAGTCAAGAAAAGCTCTAAGTATTGCCCTACCCAACTTACTTTATGACTACCGCGCCCTTAAGCTGGCAAGAACTAGAATCTCTCACGAACTATCAAATAGATACTGTTAATGGTCTCACCAATGCTAAAGCTAGGTTGCGCTTGTTTGGTCAGCCGGAATCTGAAGTGCGCTTAACACTGTACCGCGATAACCACGCTTGGTGTCCTTACTGTCAAAAAGTTTGGTTATGGCTAGAAGAAAAGCAGATACCCTACCGCATCGAAAAAGTGACAATGTTCTGCTACGGGGAGAAAGAAAGTTGGTACAAACGTAAGGTAGCATCAGGAATGCTCCCGGCAATTGAGCTAGATGGCAAGATTATTAAAGAAAGTGATGATATTTTAATCGCTTTGGAAAAGGTTTTTGGGCCATTGAACCAAGGAATGGAAGAACGCACGGTGCTGCCTCTACGCCAATTAGAACGACTTTTATTTAGAGCTTGGTGCGCTTGGCTGTGCTATCCGGTAATTTCCGCTCAACAAGAAAAACGCAACCGAGAACAATTTATTACAGTGGTGGCTAAGGTTGAGGAGGCTCTAGGGCGCACATCAAGCCCTTATTTTCTAGAGAACTTCGGCATCGTCGATGTCATTTTTACGCCATATCTCGAACGGATGAATGCCAGCCTTTACTACTACAAGGGCTACTCACTGCGAGAGGAAAACCCTCGTTTGAGCGCATGGTTTGCGGCAATGGAAAGCCGAGATACCTATCGCGGTACTCAGAGCGACTTTCACACCCACGTACATGATTTGCCGCCCCAGATGGGAGGCTGTTGGGAAAATGGCGAAACCCAGATGCTTCTAAATAAAGAACGGGTGGATCGCGGCCCTTGGTTCGGACTACCAGATGTGACTTATCCAGAACCAGAACATTCCCGCATGGAAGCTCTTCAAAGAACTATTGAGCATCGCGTCAATATTATCCGCGTTAACCCCTCAGATGATAGCTTGTTTGATCAAGCCTTACGTTGTGCTTTAACACACATGATGACCGGGGTTGAATGTATACCTCCATTGGGTTCTGATGTCGCTCTACGATATCTGCGCGATCGCATTAATGTACCGCGAGATATGTCCATTTACGCAGCCAAGCGATTGAGAGAATCACTGGAGAAAACAGCAGCCCTTGTGGGTAATGGACAGCCAGATCCCATTCCGACTCAGCACCGACGAGATCAAGACCCGTCTAACTTTGCCAGAAAGTAAGCTTGGTTTTCGTCAATTGAGCCTTCACGAAGTACCCAGTTGTTAAGTACTGACGAAATATGTGATAAATTCTGCCCTGGACTCCACATTTTTAAATAGGCTAGAAATTGATTTAGCAGCAGAAAAAATCTTTGCTGCCCAGAAAGCAAGGCGAAAAATTGCAGTCGAAAGGAATACAATGCCATCTCCTGTTGAAATTTTTCTACTATTAGCTACAACTTTTTATCAGGCAATTGCCTGCTTAAGAGAAAATCGAGAACCTCTGCCAGGACAATTGATTGATGTGGGTGGATATCACTTGCATCTCTACACGGCTGGAAAGTCTAGCCCTACTGTGATTTTGGAACACAGTTTAGGCGGAATGGAAGGTTATTTACTCGTGCAAGAAATAGCTAAATTGACACGGGTTTGTATATATGATCGTGCTGGGTATGGATGGAGCAATCATAGTCCTCATCCTCGCACTAGTCAGCAAATTGTGACTGAGTTAGATACCCTTCTCACCCAAGCAGGAATTGCACCACCATATATTCTTGTGGGCAATTCTTTTGGTAGTTATAACGTGCGTTTATATGCTCATTATTTTCCTTCAAAAGTAGTAGGTATGGTACTTACTGATGGACTCCATGAAACAGATATGCTGAAAATGTCTATCTATTTACAAGCTTTGAAACTATTTTTTGTTTCTGGCTTTATTATGTCAATTTTTGGCTCAATCTTGGGCATTATCAGATTACTCAAATTGGTGGGTACATTTGAAATTATCAAGCCAGAATTAATGAAATTTCCGCCAGTAGCACTCTTTCCAATTAAGCGTTCTTTCTGCCGTCCCAAGCACTGGATTACCATGAGTCGGGAACTCTTAAACCTGAATAATAGTAGTCGTCAACTACAGTTAACCAGAAAATTTGCGGCATTGCCTATAGTTAGCATCAAAGCGCATACTTTTTTTCAACCTTCTGTTTGGACTATGCTTTTACCTATGAAAGCTGCCAATAATTTACGAGAGGAAATGCACAAGAAAATTCTCAATTTATCTACAGATTGTGTACAAATTGATGCTAAAAAAAGTGGTCATTTTGTTTGGATAGATCAACCAGAGTTAATCGTGAGTGCTATTAAGCTCATTTTAAAAAAGGTTGATAAATAAGCTATAAAACGAACAAGCGTATTCTTGTTGATGGGCAATATTTTACAAAGACCAAGAAACAGACGTACTATGGGTTTCATGGGCATTTAATCATTAGTGTCAGAATGTTTATGTAGAACGTTATGAAGAAGAAATTCTCACATCACAACGGGCGAATTTAAGAATTAGACTGCGCTTCAATCAGACACATTTGTTAGAAATAAATGAAGCTTTATTAATCACAGGCAATCAGCTAGAATTTCTCGACTATCGTTACCATTTTCAAGATGAACGAAGTTGCCTAGTTTTTCGTTATGATAATACCCCCCACTTTCCCAATCTTTCTACTTTTCCACACCACAAGCATTTACCAGATGATGTGATAAGTTCTGACAAACCTGAAATTACTCAAGTATTAAAAGAAGCAACAGAGTTATTAACGTACGATCATTACGAGACAAAGTAATTATGGAATTCAACCCAAACAACAATGTTGTTAAACTCTGTCTTCAAGGTATGGGCATGGAAGAAAAAGGCAAACCAGAAGAAGCAAGTAAACTGTTTCAAGAAGCCTGGAACGAAGCGACATACGACTTGGAAAAATTTATTTCAGCTCACTATGTAGCTCAATATCAAAAAAATGTTGACGACAAATTAAAATGGCTCGAAATAGCTTTGCAGTTGGCATTAAAAATAAATGACGACACTGTTAAGAGTGCAATACCTTCTCTATATTCAAACATTGCCAAATGCTATGAAGAGTTAAGCTCACCTGACAAGGCAAAAAAGAATTATGAATTAGCAACTTCGTTTCAGAATAAACCTTCTGACAAAGGCCCCTTCTATCATGGGACGAAAGCCGATTTGCTCCTTGGTGATTTGCTGACAGCAGGGGGCAGTTCTAATTACAAAAGAGAACTCAAAATGAATCACATTTATTTCACAGCCCTTGTCAATGGGGCGGGACTAGCAGCTGCATTAGCAAAAGGCGATAACCGTGAACGTGTTTATATCGTTGAACCAACAGGGGAGTTTGAAAATGATCCGAATGTTACAGACAAAAAATTTCCGGGCAATCCGACACGCTCATATCGCTCCCAAGCACCATTAAAAATTGTTGGCGAAGTCACAGATTGGGTGAGACAAACACCTGAAGAACTCCAAAAATGGCGTGAAAAGTTGGCCAATAACAAAGGAGAAATTATTAATTAGTTTCTAAAATTCCCACACCCTGCTCACCGATTGAAGACCGCTAAATTCAAAATTTAGCGCGGTGTTTCACCATTTATTCATCCGCCATCCACTGCACCCAATCGGGAGCCGCCGCCACCAATTGCCCAAACATCGCAGGCTCCGATTCCTCAAAAGCCACCATCACTCCCCACCTTTCATCACTGCTAAGGCTAGAGAGGAATTCTTTGACTGCTCCCACACCATGTTTCACCCGTTCCATGACCAATGCAGTATAAGATTTAACTTGCTGCCACCACGAATCAATCGGATTTTCCTGTCCGTCCACCCCCTCCCAATTATTACTTCCACTTACATTAATGGGGGGCGTGGACGGGGCATTAACACCATACATAGCCTGCATCCTAGCCGCATACGCCGCCTGAGATTCACTTTCCTCCAGCCGCCGCCGTTCTCGTTCTTCCTTCTGTGATTGCCGATACACAAACACCTGACGGGCAAAAGCAACATCCTCAGTACTT contains:
- a CDS encoding plasmid pRiA4b ORF-3 family protein, whose amino-acid sequence is MAKTKKSDSISQKAVSSSPDALYVLEVFLIDGPITEEFAADNPVVSRTIEIKGSNTLAQLHKIIFKAFDREDEHLYEFQVGGRGPQDPNARRYCLKGAFSSSDLSPTPTGDVAHTTIASLGLSIDDAFGYWFDFGDDWWHQIDVQSISDKVPSGKYPKIRERVGPSPPQYADFE
- a CDS encoding glutathione S-transferase family protein, which translates into the protein MTTAPLSWQELESLTNYQIDTVNGLTNAKARLRLFGQPESEVRLTLYRDNHAWCPYCQKVWLWLEEKQIPYRIEKVTMFCYGEKESWYKRKVASGMLPAIELDGKIIKESDDILIALEKVFGPLNQGMEERTVLPLRQLERLLFRAWCAWLCYPVISAQQEKRNREQFITVVAKVEEALGRTSSPYFLENFGIVDVIFTPYLERMNASLYYYKGYSLREENPRLSAWFAAMESRDTYRGTQSDFHTHVHDLPPQMGGCWENGETQMLLNKERVDRGPWFGLPDVTYPEPEHSRMEALQRTIEHRVNIIRVNPSDDSLFDQALRCALTHMMTGVECIPPLGSDVALRYLRDRINVPRDMSIYAAKRLRESLEKTAALVGNGQPDPIPTQHRRDQDPSNFARK
- a CDS encoding alpha/beta fold hydrolase, with amino-acid sequence MPSPVEIFLLLATTFYQAIACLRENREPLPGQLIDVGGYHLHLYTAGKSSPTVILEHSLGGMEGYLLVQEIAKLTRVCIYDRAGYGWSNHSPHPRTSQQIVTELDTLLTQAGIAPPYILVGNSFGSYNVRLYAHYFPSKVVGMVLTDGLHETDMLKMSIYLQALKLFFVSGFIMSIFGSILGIIRLLKLVGTFEIIKPELMKFPPVALFPIKRSFCRPKHWITMSRELLNLNNSSRQLQLTRKFAALPIVSIKAHTFFQPSVWTMLLPMKAANNLREEMHKKILNLSTDCVQIDAKKSGHFVWIDQPELIVSAIKLILKKVDK
- the arr gene encoding NAD(+)--rifampin ADP-ribosyltransferase, which codes for MAKCYEELSSPDKAKKNYELATSFQNKPSDKGPFYHGTKADLLLGDLLTAGGSSNYKRELKMNHIYFTALVNGAGLAAALAKGDNRERVYIVEPTGEFENDPNVTDKKFPGNPTRSYRSQAPLKIVGEVTDWVRQTPEELQKWREKLANNKGEIIN